Genomic window (Sulfurimonas sp.):
CAATGGCTAAAATGTCTAAAAATTGTTTCATATCAATGTCTAGATGCAACTCTTTTTTAACAAGTGCTAAAAGCAACCACGCAACCTGTGCTCCACAAATCTCTTTAAAAGGATACTTACAAGTTTGTAGTTTCGGATCAACAATAGCATAAGCATCTGGTAAAAATTTAGAAGGAGTATGATGGTCTGTTATGATGAGGTCAATACCTTTTTCTTTACAAATTTTTGCAGCCTCAATAGCGGAGATGCCATTATCAACCGTTATAACTAACTCAGCATCTACTCTTTGCAAAACGCTAGGAGATACACCGTATCCATCTTTAAATCGATTTGGTATGATAACTTCAAGAGGATATGGAATCTGTCGAAAAAAGTCCACCATTATTGCACTTGAACTTACTCCATCAACATCATAATCTCCAACCAAAGTGATTTTTTCTTTGTTGGTAATAGCATTGGAAATCCTCGTAGCTGATTTACTCGCATCTTGAAGTAGAGCAGGGTTTGGAATTTGTGAGAGTTTTTTTTCTTCATCTTTAAAACGAGAGGAGAGAGTGTTATAAAGTTCTTGTTTATTTAGTGTTTTCAAGTTTTGTTAACCTCGAATAAATTCGAGGTTCCTTAGTTACTGTGCGTTTAAACTAGCTTTTACAAAAGCCAATATCACAGGGTTTGGAGTTTGAAGTCTCGAGGTAAATTCTGGATGGAACTGAACACCTAAAAACCATGGATGATCTTTAATCTCAACAGTCTCTATAAGTCCGCTAGCTTCCCCTGTTACCATCATTCCAGCTTTTTCTAATTCTTTACGGTAAGATGGATTCGCTTCATATCTATGACGATGTCTTTCTAAGATAGTTTTTTCTCCGTTGTAGGCATTTCTTAAGATTGAGCCAGCTTTTGTGTCACAAGGATACTCTCCTAAACGAAGAGTTCCTCCCATTGGAGATTTATGAGTACGAAGTTGAGTGCCTCCACTTTGATCTAAAAAGTTATCTATAAGATAAATCATTGGGTGAGGTGTATCTTTGTCAAACTCAATAGAATTAGCACCTTCAAGACCTAAAACATTTCTAGCATACTCAACAAGTGTTAGTTGCATTCCAAGGCAGATGCCAAGATAAGGAACTTTGTTCTCTCTTGCGTATTGTATCGCTTTGATTTTACCTTCAATACCGCGATTTCCAAAACCACCAGCAACTAAAACAGAATCACAATCGCCTAAAAGCTCTTGGGCCCCTCTCTCTTCTATCTCTTCGCTATCAACCCAATTAATCTCAACTCTAGTATCTAGGTGAGCACCGGCGTGGATTAAAGATTCTGTTAAAGATTTATATGCTTCTTTGAGTTCAAGATATTTCCCAACAAAACCCACAACAGTTTTGTTTTGTGGTTGAACTATTTTTTTAACTAAAGTATCCCATTCTCCCATATCTGGATTAAGGTCGCCAAGGGAGAGTTCTTTTGCAATAGGCTTTAAGATATGTTGTCTTAAAAAAGTAACAGGAATATCATAAATTGTAGCAGCATCTAGAGCTTCGATAACGCTATCTTGTGGAACATCACAACTCATTGAAAGTTTCTTTTTAAAAGTTTTTGGAAGAGGTCGTTCACTTCTTGCGATAATCATTTGAGGAGTAATTCCGATACGGCGAAGTTCTTGAACAGAGTGTTGAGTTGGTTTAGACTTCATTTCTCCAGCAGCTTTTATGTAAGGGATAAGAGTTACATGAATGAAAAAAGTTCCAGCGACTTCATCATCATGTTTCATTTGACGAATAGCTTCCATAAAAGGTAAACCTTCTATATCTCCAACTGTTCCACCAAGTTCTACAATAAGAATTTCGTGACCTTTTCCCGCTTTTTTTATGCGATTTACAATCTCGCCAACAATATGAGGAACAACTTGAATAGTTTGACCAAGATAGCCACCCGCGCGCTCACGCTCGATTACGCTAGAATATACTTGCCCCGTTGTAAAGTTAGATGATTTTAGATAAGAACTATCAAGAAATCGTTCATAGTTTCCGATGTCAAGGTCAGTTTCTGCTCCATCTTTTGTAACAAAAACCTCACCATGTTCTAGTGGGCTCATAGTTCCAGGGTCAACATTTATATAGGGGTCTATTTTTAACATACCTATTTCTTTACCTGAGTGTTTAAGTAAAGTACCAACACTAGCAGCAGTAATTCCCTTACCAAGAGAACTTAGTACACCACCAGTTACAAAAATATATTTAGTCATAATTCACACTCCAAAAAGATTTTAATAATCGCGAATTATAGTATAGAATCTCTTAAAATATGTATAGTTACAATTAATTATTATATAATGCTTTTAAAAAATATAAGGTTTTTGATGGACTCGACTCTTCTTTATATCGTGATGGCACTGGGTGTTTCAACTGTTTTAAATCTGTTCTTAAGACGACTTGGTGTTTCATCAATTATTGGCTACATTATAACTGGTACTATTTTGGTTTATGCTTTTGATTTGAGGTATTTAAATGATTCTCATACCTTAGAGTATATTGGTGAATTTGGTATTGTCTTTTTAATGTTTACTATTGGTCTTGAAATCTCTCTAGCGAAGATGGGGAGTATGAAAAAAGAGATATTTTTAAATGGTTTTATGCAAGTAGGTTTTACTGCTCTTGTTATTTACGCTATTAGTCATTATATTTTTGGGATGCAAGAAAGTTCTGCTTTGATTCTTTCTCTCGCATTTGCTTTATCTTCAACCGCAGTGGTCTTGAGTTATTTGAAAAGTTCAAAAGAGATATATTCTCCTTATGGACAACGAGCAACAGGGATACTTATTTTTCAAGATATAGCAGTTATCCCTATTTTGATTTTGCTTGGATTTTTAACAACAGAGGGAGATCAGTCCATTGTGATAATCTTACGAGATACCGCAATAAGTGCTGTGGTGGTAATTGGTCTTCTTTTTGTTGTAGGTAAAAGGGTTATGACTTGGCTTTTAAAGTTTTCTGCATCTAGTGAAGTTGATGAGTTGTTTATGGGTTCGGTTTTGTTCATAGTTGTGAGTGCATCTCTTTTAGCATCGTTTATGGGGTTTACTCATTCTCTAGGTGCTTTTGTAGCTGGAATGATAATCGCTGAAACAAAATATCATCATAAAGTAGAGGTTGATATAGCGCCTTTTAAAGATATACTTTTAGGAACTTTTTTCATCATTGTTGGTATGAAAATTGATGTAGTCTTTTTTATGAACAATATCGCTTTAGTTGTAGGTATTTTTGCTTTAGTTTTAGTTTTAAAAACTATTATCATTTATGTTTTACTTCGTATAACTTCTCAACACTCAACTTCTTTAAAAACAGCATTGGCATTATCTCAAGTTGGAGAGTTTTCTTTTGTTATATTTGCTGTTGCTTTTTCTGCTAATCT
Coding sequences:
- a CDS encoding cation:proton antiporter; its protein translation is MDSTLLYIVMALGVSTVLNLFLRRLGVSSIIGYIITGTILVYAFDLRYLNDSHTLEYIGEFGIVFLMFTIGLEISLAKMGSMKKEIFLNGFMQVGFTALVIYAISHYIFGMQESSALILSLAFALSSTAVVLSYLKSSKEIYSPYGQRATGILIFQDIAVIPILILLGFLTTEGDQSIVIILRDTAISAVVVIGLLFVVGKRVMTWLLKFSASSEVDELFMGSVLFIVVSASLLASFMGFTHSLGAFVAGMIIAETKYHHKVEVDIAPFKDILLGTFFIIVGMKIDVVFFMNNIALVVGIFALVLVLKTIIIYVLLRITSQHSTSLKTALALSQVGEFSFVIFAVAFSANLLEPELGALFILVVIFSMMVTPFFITRINAIVDYFTHEEYMSLDVTEFATRENHVIVCGYSVVGKFVAEHLEMMDAPYIVIDNSPKHVQEAIDKGLEAYLGDMSKLSMLEALHTESSSAVIVTLDNIDKKRAVCEAVLKHTKNINLIAKVTSLEHKNTLKDLGVDVIVDGKIEVARVLVERMLTCQLKYNTK
- a CDS encoding CTP synthase, encoding MTKYIFVTGGVLSSLGKGITAASVGTLLKHSGKEIGMLKIDPYINVDPGTMSPLEHGEVFVTKDGAETDLDIGNYERFLDSSYLKSSNFTTGQVYSSVIERERAGGYLGQTIQVVPHIVGEIVNRIKKAGKGHEILIVELGGTVGDIEGLPFMEAIRQMKHDDEVAGTFFIHVTLIPYIKAAGEMKSKPTQHSVQELRRIGITPQMIIARSERPLPKTFKKKLSMSCDVPQDSVIEALDAATIYDIPVTFLRQHILKPIAKELSLGDLNPDMGEWDTLVKKIVQPQNKTVVGFVGKYLELKEAYKSLTESLIHAGAHLDTRVEINWVDSEEIEERGAQELLGDCDSVLVAGGFGNRGIEGKIKAIQYARENKVPYLGICLGMQLTLVEYARNVLGLEGANSIEFDKDTPHPMIYLIDNFLDQSGGTQLRTHKSPMGGTLRLGEYPCDTKAGSILRNAYNGEKTILERHRHRYEANPSYRKELEKAGMMVTGEASGLIETVEIKDHPWFLGVQFHPEFTSRLQTPNPVILAFVKASLNAQ